The Microbacterium trichothecenolyticum sequence CCGTCGTGGCCGCACTTCGTGGCAACCGCTTCGGATCGCCTGGCGCGGGCGAGACGCGGGCGCGAGGAGTCGTGGGCGGTCCTGACCGTGAGTCTGGACGACCCCGTACAGGTCCGCAGCGCCGCAGGCGAGAGCAACTGGGGGCGGTTGATCGACGAATTCGAGAGTGTCGTCGCCGATACCTTCCCCGCCGAAGCGGATCTGGGCCGCGAGATGCGGGGTCGGATCGTCGTCGTCGTCTGCCGCCCGGGAGCCGTCCTCCGAGAGCATGTACGGGACGTTCTGCGACGAGTGACCGAGATCGATGCATCGGGCTTGGTGGACGTGCACCTGTCCGCGAGCATCGGATGGGTGCCGGCCGAGGCGGCGGATTTCGATCTCACCACCCTCATCGCCGAAGCCGACCGCGCCGCCGGAAATGCGACCGAGCAGGGTGGCGATCGGTGGGAGCGCGTACGGGTGTGATCAGCTCGTCGCGCCAGCCTGACCACCGTCGACGATCGCGACGGTGAGCGTGTCGGTCGCGGTCTGCTTGGCGAACTCGTTGGACGTGGGGGTGGTCTGGACGAGGAACTCGAAGGTGAACTGAAGGGTGACGAACGTCGAGTCCGCGGGCACGTCACCGACGTTGAACGTCTGAGAGTAGCTGTACGGCGAGAGCACGAGATATCCGGGCGCTTCGGTTTGGTCGGTCTGCGCGGCCAGGGGGGCGAAGGACTCCTGGCTGTTCGCCGGCACCGCGATCATCGTCGCCCGTTGGAGGAAGACCTTCTGTCCGTCGTCGGGGGTGACGGTGGTGACCATCGACAGGCTCACCGGCTTCAATGCCGTCGGTGTCCATTTGTCCATCGACAACGTCGACCAGTAGTTGACCGTCGCGCCCACGGAGCCCGCGGTCAGGCTGCGTTGCGTCGAACCGCTGGAGAGGTCGTTCGGGACTGGTTGCGGCGCCGGGCTGCTCGCCGTCGTGGGCGTCGGCGACGCGGAGGTCGCGGTGCTCCCCTGCGCCCAGGGCGGGGTGCCGCACGCGGTGACGGTAAGGAGCACGGCCCCCATCAGTGCGCCGCCGATGACGCCTCTTCCGCGTCGTTTCCGCCTCATATTCACTCCCCCGGACTCTTCGCCCAGTTTAGGGTGCGTGGACTCACCCGGCCCTGCCCTCGCGCCGAGCACCCCTACAGTGTTCGCGTGATCGACTCCCCGGCCGCTCCAGGCCCCGCGCCCCTCGCCCGATGGTTCGCCTGGTCGGTGGCCCTGGCTCTCGTCGTCGGACTCGCAGTCGCCACGTGGGTCGGTGTACGGGGGGTCCTGGCGTTCGAGCATCTGCGGGCGGCGCGCGATGCGGTGTCCATCGCCGCGGTCGGGACCGACGATCCTTCCCTCGCGATCCACGTGTTGGCGTCTGCGGGAACCGACACCGAGGCGGCGCGCGCGTTGACGAGCGACCCCGTCTGGCAGCTGGTCTCGGCTCTGCCCTGGGTCGGACCGCAGCTCGACGCCATCTCGCGCACCGTCGCTGCAGCCGATGACGCCTTCTCACGCGCGCTCTCCCCGCTCGCCGGCGCGGCCGAGAATCTGTCTCCCGCGGCCCTCGCTCCGGTCGGCGGGACGGTCGATGTGCGGCGTCTCGCGACGATCGAACCCGTGGCCACGAGTGCGGCGGCGGCCCTGCGGCGGGCTTCCGACGACGTTGCCGCCATCGACCGTCGACCCTTGCTCGGCGCGGTGGGCGCCGCGGTCGACGACGCTGCTGCACTCATCGGGCGGGCTTCCGACGATGCCGACGCACTGTCACGGGCGACGCGGCTCCTCCCCCGTATGCTCGGCGCCGATGGCCAGCGTTCGTACCTGGTTCTCTTCCAGAACAACGCCGAATGGCGCTCGCTCGGCGGGGTCGTGGGCGCCGTCGCGCAGATCGACACCCGGGACGGTCGCATCGCGCTGACCACGCAGGCCTCGACGGCCGACTTCGTCGACATGGCGGGCGAGGAGGTGGGCCCCCTGCCCGATGAGGTCGCTGCGGTCTTCGGCACGGGGCCCTCACGCTTCATCCAGAACGCCACGCAGGTGCCGGACTTCACGGTGGGCGCCCCCATCGCCCGCGCGATGTGGCAGCGTCTGCACGGCACGAGCGTCGACGGCGTGATCGCGCTCGATCCGGTGACCCTGTCGTATCTGCTGCGCGCGACCGGTCCGATCGTTCTCCCCTCGGGCGACGAGCTGACCGCCGACAACGCCGTTTCCCTCCTTCTCGACGAGGTGTACCGCCGGTACGACGACCCCCGCGACCAGGACGCGTTC is a genomic window containing:
- a CDS encoding DUF4012 domain-containing protein, which translates into the protein MIDSPAAPGPAPLARWFAWSVALALVVGLAVATWVGVRGVLAFEHLRAARDAVSIAAVGTDDPSLAIHVLASAGTDTEAARALTSDPVWQLVSALPWVGPQLDAISRTVAAADDAFSRALSPLAGAAENLSPAALAPVGGTVDVRRLATIEPVATSAAAALRRASDDVAAIDRRPLLGAVGAAVDDAAALIGRASDDADALSRATRLLPRMLGADGQRSYLVLFQNNAEWRSLGGVVGAVAQIDTRDGRIALTTQASTADFVDMAGEEVGPLPDEVAAVFGTGPSRFIQNATQVPDFTVGAPIARAMWQRLHGTSVDGVIALDPVTLSYLLRATGPIVLPSGDELTADNAVSLLLDEVYRRYDDPRDQDAFFQSATAAVFEALADGRADAAEVIAAVGRAGAERRLLVWNADAADQAVLDGTPLQGRLTADSAARSTVGVYLNDGTGSKMDVYLRPSVETALCTPDVASVRVELRSDAPDPDSLPAYVTGNGVYGVPPGEALTGVYVYLPPGARVLDRRSTGDTASPVGFSGGTHDGREVVKWSVQLAPGQRAQLDLEFRLPSPSDVDAVMTPTRDPGEVPHTGTCPFPPA